ACGCAATCTTGCCACGTATCTAAAGCGTCAAAAATGCCTTCTTTATCTTCCTGCATATCTTTGTTATAGGCCAACGGCAAACCTTTTAAAGTCATTAACATACCGGTTAACGCCCCCATTACGCGGCCTGCTTTGCCGCGGATTAATTCGCATGCATCCGGATTTTTCTTTTGCGGCATTAAAGAAGAACCGGACGTAACACGATCGGATAATTCCACGAAATTTGCTTCGCCGCTATTGAAAATAATCATATCTTCTGCAAAGCGGGAAAGATGCGCCATACTTAATGCAGCGGTTGAAAGTAATTCGACGATATGATCGCGGTCGGACACGCTGTCCAGGCTGTTACGCGTCGCGAAGGCAAAACCCAAATCTTGTGCCAACGCCTCGCGATCTACCGCATACGCGGTACCGGCAAGCGCACCGCTACCAAGCGGGCAACTGTTCATACGTTTGTACGCATCGGCCAGACGGCCGTAATCGCGTTCAAACATTTCTACGTATGCCATGCACCAATGTGCAAAAGTAATCGGTTGCGCACGTTGCAAATGGGTGTAACCCGGCATAACAGCATCTTGCGTATTTTCCGCAGTTTGCACCAAATGTCGTTGCAAATTGCGGATGGAATCTTGCAATTCAATTACGCGCTCTTTGCACCACAATTTGATATCAAGGGCTACTTGGTCGTTACGGCTACGGCCGGTATGTAATTTTTTACCCAAATTGCCTACTTTATCGATGAGTTTACTTTCCACCCAGCTGTGAATATCTTCCGCATCGTCTTGCAAAATCGCTTGCGGATTCGAGCGCACTTCAATTAATAATTCGTTTAACGCTTGCTCCAACTGTTGTTGCTCTTCTTGCTTCAATACATTCACTTTTACCAAGGCTTTTGACCAACCGATAGAACCGGCAATATCTTGTTCCGCCAAACGGAAATCAAAACGTAATGAATCGTTAAAATCTTTAAAACGCTTGTCTGCAGCCTGCGTAAAACGTCCACCCCAAAGTGCCATAATATTTCCTCTATGTCTTATATGCGACCGCCCAAACGGCCAAGCAAAGTAATTATTTATTACATTATTATGCATAAATATGCACAAATCAAGTTTTACTTCAGAAAATAAAAAACTTCCTCAAAATCTCCCTCACCACATCATAAAAATGCCTGATTTTTTTATAACAAGAACTAGACACCACGCGGTTTTAGTGATACCTTACGCACCGCTTTTTGGACGCCAGTCCTCCATTCATTCACTCAACTCTCATTCATTCCAACGATTATTCATTATGCATTTAACAGAACTTAAAAATATGCCTGTTTCCGATCTCGTGAAAC
Above is a genomic segment from Aggregatibacter sp. HMT-949 containing:
- the argH gene encoding argininosuccinate lyase, which gives rise to MALWGGRFTQAADKRFKDFNDSLRFDFRLAEQDIAGSIGWSKALVKVNVLKQEEQQQLEQALNELLIEVRSNPQAILQDDAEDIHSWVESKLIDKVGNLGKKLHTGRSRNDQVALDIKLWCKERVIELQDSIRNLQRHLVQTAENTQDAVMPGYTHLQRAQPITFAHWCMAYVEMFERDYGRLADAYKRMNSCPLGSGALAGTAYAVDREALAQDLGFAFATRNSLDSVSDRDHIVELLSTAALSMAHLSRFAEDMIIFNSGEANFVELSDRVTSGSSLMPQKKNPDACELIRGKAGRVMGALTGMLMTLKGLPLAYNKDMQEDKEGIFDALDTWQDCVDMATFVLDELKVNVERTREAALKGYSNATELADYLVAKGVPFRDSHHIVGETVVYAIKKGKGLEDLTIPEFRQFSEVVGDDVYEILSLQSCLNKRCAKGGVSPLRVAEAIAEAKVRFCEDYNETAAIRK